AGCCCGAGCCCAGGAGTGAGGAATCGACATGACCAAGCCCGCGTCTGCCAGTTCTGCCACGGAGGCCTACCGGGCCGCGCGCGATGAGATTCTGCACCTGCGCGGGGACTACCAGCGGGCGGTCGATACGTTCACCTGGCCGGAGCTTGGGTCGACGTTTAACTGGGCCGTCGACTGGTTCGATGCGATCGGGCGCGGCAACGACAAGCCCGCGCTCGTGCTCGTGGAGGAGGACGGATCGCGGGCGTCGTACTCCTTTGATGAGCTCGTCCGTCGTTCGGACCAGGTGGCGGCGTGGCTGCGCGAGCAGGGCGTCGGCAAGGGCGACTCGGTCATCCTCATGCTCGGCAACCAGGTCGAGTTGTGGGAGGCGATGCTCGCGATCATGAAGCTGGGCGCCGTCATCATGCCGACGACCTCGGCGGTGGGCCCGGAGGATCTTGTGGACCGGATGGCGCGCGGGAAGGCGCGGCACGCGATCTGCAATGCGGCAGATGCCGACAAGTTCGCTGGTATCACTGAAGAGTTCACCAAGATCGCGGTTGGCGACGCTGAGGGTTGGCTGCGGTTTCAGGACGCGTATGACGTCACCGACCCGGCGGTCGAGCACCCGGGGACCGCACCGGATGACCGACTGCTGCTCTACTTCACCTCGGGGACGACGAGCCGTCCGAAGCTCGTCGAGCACACTCAGATCTCTTATCCCGTAGGGCATCTCTCGACGCTGTATTGGCTGGGCCTGCAGCCCGGCGACGTACACCTCAACATCTCCTCGCCGGGGTGGGGCAAGCACGCGTGGAGCTGTTTCTTTGCGCCGTGGATCGCCGAGGCCACGATCTTTATCTACAACTACTCGCGTTTTGATGCTGCTGCGCTGATGGAGCAGATCGACAAGGAGTCGGTGACGACCTTCTGCGCACCGCCGACGGTCTGGCGCATGCTGATCAACGCCGACCTGAGTGCCGGGCCATGGAAGCTGCGTGAGGTGATCGGTGCGGGGGAGCCGCTGAACCCGGAGGTCATCGGCAAGGTCGAGCAGGCGTGGGGACTGACTCTCCGGGACGGCTATGGGCAGACCGAGACAACGGCGTCGGTCGGCAACGTCCCAGGCGAAGAGGTCAAGCCGGGGTCGATGGGCAAGGTGCTGCCGGGGGTTCCCGTCGTACTCGTCGATCCGGTCTCCAACGAGAAGGTGTCGGGTGAGGGCGAGATCTGCATCGACCTGTCGGGCAACCCGTTGTCGCTGATGACCGGCTACCAGGACGATCCCGAGCGCAACGCGAAGGCGATGGCCGGCGGCGTCTATCACTCCGGCGACGTCGCGACGATCGACGACGACGGCTACATCACCTTCATCGGCCGCACCGACGACGTCTTCAAGGCCTCGGACTACAAGGTGAGCCCATTTGAGCTGGAGAGCGTGCTGATCGAGCACCCCGCGGTTGCAGAGGCGGCCGTTGTACCCGCGCCCGACGAGGTGCGTCTGGCGATCCCGAAGGCCTACATTGCCTTAGCCCCAGGCTATTCCGACGATGCGGACACTGCGCGCGACATCCTCAAGCATGCGCGAGAGCGGCTCGCGCCGTTCCAGCGGGTACGCCGGATCGAGTTCTATGAGCTGCCGAAGACGATCTCGGGCAAGATCCGCCGCGTCGAGCTGCGCCAGCGCGAGGAAGAGATCGCGGGGAAGCCGAAGGAGCCAACCGAGTGGCGCGATGACGACTTCCCTGAGATCAAGGGCTAGCGTTTCTGGCCGTTGAGTGCGGCGTACAGCGCGCGTTCGTAGTCCTGGTACATCGCCCAGGCGGCTGGCGGGACGAAGGGCAGGGTCTGGGAGTAGATCGCGCCGGTGATGCCGGTCGTCGGGTCGACCCAGAAGTGGGTGTTGCACAGTCCTGCCCAGCCGCCGCTGCCGGCTGCGCGAGCACCGTCGATGTCGTCAGTGTTGAGGATGAGGCCGAGGCCCCACTTCCAGCCGGGTCCGGCGTTGAAGTCGTCGGAGGACGCCGGGTGGGCAGTCTTGATGGCGGGCGGGAAGTCGAGATCGCCGATCTGGTTGGTGAAAGCCTGCTGGACGGTCTGCTCGGACAGGATGCGCGTGCCGTCGAGCTCGCCGCCTCGCAGGAGCATTCGCTGGAAGCGCAGGTAGTCATTCGGCGTGCTGTAGAGACCATGGCCGCCGGGCCAATACTCCGGAGCCGGCGGATGGTCGACCTCCGTGGCGACCCATGCGCCGTCATCGCCAGGCATGTGGATCGGCACGGTCGCCGACCGCTGCTCGTCGCTGGGGGAGTACGTCGTACTCGACATCCCTAGCGGGCCGGTGATGTTGTCTTCGAAGACGACATCTAGCGTGCTCCCGGCAGCCGCCTCGACGACCTGTCCGAGCCAGTCGGTGTTGATTCCGTACTCGTACTTCGTGCCGGGGTCGGCGGTCATAGGTGCCGTGAAGATGACCTTCGAGCCCGACAGCACGTTCGGCGTGCCGGTTGTTTGTTCCCACTGCACGAGGTCGGCGTCCCAGAACCAGTAGCCGAGCCCTGTCGTATGGGTGACGAGGTGGTGGACCGTCGCCTGGCTGCGGGGCGCGCGGAGGCGGGGAGTGTCGCCGTCGAACCCTTCGAGGACCTGGACGTCGGCGAACTGCGGGCAGTAGTCGGCGATCGGTGCGCTTAGGTCGAGCTTGCCCTGTTCGACGAGTTGGAGGGCGGCGGCCGTCGTGACCATCTTGGTCATCGACATGATCCGGAAGGTCGTGTCTGCATCGACTGGCTGATCGCCGCCGACGGTGTGCACTCCGGCTGAGTGCTCGTAGATGCTTCCGTCGCGGTCTGCCGCGGTCGCGACGACGCACGGGGCAGCGCCGGCTTGAACTGCGGAATCCAGCACGGCGTCGACCGCCGACCAGTCGGGAGATGACATGGCTCGCCTCCTAGCGAGAGAGGTGTCGTCCAGTCATCCTCGGCTCCGCCGACCGATTTGACCAGCCCTACGCCTATCGGCAGTCGAGCCCTTCGACAACCGGCGCTCGTGCCTCGCGCTTGCTCAGACAGGCAGCTGCGAGGCGGCTGAGTGTCCGCGTGGGTCGAGCAGGCCGAGGAACGAGGCCGGTTGCCGAGACCTAGAGACCACGTCCGCCGGCCGGAATCCCTAGCTATGGCCGGGGTTTTGGGTGATGCCGCCGGGCCGGGTGATGAGTTCGAGGCCGAGGCCGGGGTTGCGCCAGATCATCACCGCGCCGTTTTCGCGGATTTGGACGCGCCAGGCGGTGTGGTGGCGGATGCGGTGGTGTTCACGGCATAGGCAGGCGAGGTTCGCATCAGCGGTATGCCCACCCGACCCGTCGGGCCGGTGCTCAGTGGTGTGGTCGAGGTCGAGCTCCCCGCGCGCGGAGACGGCGGGGCGGTCGCAGTAGGGGAACCGGCACGTCTGATCGCGTAGCTGCACCCTGCGCCTCATCCGGGCATTCGGGTGGCGCACGACCGGGCCGAGGTCCAGCGGCATGCCAGTCAGCTCGTCGGTGACGAGGCGTTGCAGGTCCGGCTCACCCGATAACAGGAACAGCAGCACCTGGTACGGCACGCACCCGAGTCCCTCGATGTAGGCGCGGTCTTCACGGTCGTACTCCGACAGATCATCACCATCTGCGCCTTGTTCGGTGGTCGAGCAGGTGCGAGCCCCTCCGGGCGAGCACCGGTTGTCGAGACCACTCGCACCCGTGGGCAGGCTCGCGCTTTCCCCGTCTCGGGCTTCGGATTCAGGATCGGTCTCAGAGCGTTGTTCGGGTGGTGCGGCGCTGGCGTCGCCGGGCGGGGCGTGGGCTCCGGTGGCGCCGGGGATGATCCCGGCGCGGAGACACAGCAGCGTGGCCAGCGGCACGCTCACCGTCAACAGCGTTCGTGGTGGTGCGGGGGTGCTCATGCCGAGCACGCCCATCAGCATCACGATGGTCTCCCACGCCTCCTGCACCTGGGGGTACTGCTCTGGATCGATCTGTGGGTAGCCGCTGTGCGGGTCGATCGAGGCCGGGGTGAGGCCGAGCTGCTGCGCGGCCGCTGGGGCCAGTGCGGCGGGCCCGAACAGCATCGACTGAAACACGTCCGCGCGTACTTGGTCCGCGGTCCGCGGATCGCCCTTGTCGACCTGCGCGGCGTACTGGGCCAGGGCGTTCTCGATCGCGGTGATCACCGTCGCGGGCAGGTAACCGTTCAGCCACCGCATCCCAAACAGATCCGTCTGGGAGAACTCGACCCGCCGGTTGTGCATGCCCTGCTCGTGATCAGCCTCCGGCTCCGGCGGCGCGCTCGTGTGTTTGGCGGCCCAGGTCCGCAGCCGGCGCCGCAGCGTATCGGTGGTGACGTACCCGCGCTTGGCGAACAGCTTCTCGTCGGCGGCAGCAAGCGCGTCGTCGTCGAGGTCGTCAGCGGCGCGGAACAGCACCGCGAGCTGGTACCCCGACCAGTCACCGGACTCTGCGCGGTCGAGCGCGTTCGGCATCGACCGCGTCATCCGCAGCGCCTTGTTCAGCATTCCGTGCGCCACGCGGGCGTTGACCCGGCACGCGGCGCTAATGCCGGTAGCGGCGACCTGACGGCGCGAGACCCACCGATCACCGCGATCACCATCAGCCTCCCGCGCGGCGTGCGGACGGTACCCGCTCGGGGACGCCTCGCCGGGCAGCTGCTCGTCCGCGGTCGCGAACGCCTCGGCCATCGCGCGGGCCTCCACCGCCGCCACCGTGCCCGAGACCCGCTGACACATCTCAATCACCGTGACCGCCTGCCCGTGCGCCGACTCCAACGAATCGATATGTGCCAGGTAGCCATCGAGCTGATCACGAAGCGCCGCCAACGCCGCCCGCGGCCCCGACACCCGCGCCGTCTCGTCGGCGCCTTTCGAGGCTGTCTCCTGTGGCGCCGTTACCTGCGCACCATTGACTGGGTCGGTCGCCGTCTCGATGACGGACTCGGCGCTCCCGGCCGTATCTGCCTCTGACTGCTCGAACAGCTCGGTCTGCACCGCCCGCAGCGCCGACTCTTCAGGTCCAGCGGGCTCCGCAACCGGTGTCGGCTCAGGCTCCTTCACCGACCGAGCGCGAAGCGTGACACCATCGGGAAGCGGGCAGTACGAACTCAGCTGCGAGATCAGATCATCGACCTGATCATCACCACGCAACTGCCTACGCTTCATGTCTTCGACGCTACGCCAGGCCACCGACACGACCCCTCGAAAACAGGTCGATATGGCCCGTTTTCGCACATATAGCAGACGTGTTTACCACATCGTTACGAACCCGACCTCTCTCGCTCGGTCAAGATCGCTGATATGGCTGGGAAGTGGTTTCGACAGGCACTCGGTCGCTAGCGCTCCCTCGTTGCTCAACCACCGAGAAGAATGACCGCTCCCTCGTTGCTCAACCACCGATAAGGGGAAGTGGTTTCGAGGTCTCGACGGACGGGCTCGTACCTCGCCCTGCTCGACCCACGCGGACGATCAGTCGCCGATAGGGGATTGGGTGGTTAGGACTGGCCGTCGCGGATTTTGAGGCGGCCGGCGATGTCCGCTGCTTCGGCAGCCTTGTCGGCATCCACCTCGACGTCGTACACATCCGCCTCAAGACGACTGGTGCTCGCGAAGTCGCGCTGTCCACGGGTCGCCGACTGGCTCAGGAAGCCAAGCAGCGCACCCCAGAGCGCGCCGAGCACGATCGCCAGCAACAACGGCTGCCAGATGGGAGCGGGAGTGAAGAGGCTCAGCAAGAACCCGATGAGAAGGCCAAACCACGCGCCGGAGGCAGCACCCATCGCGGCGGCGCGGCCTTTGGTCATCCGCGTCAGCACCTGCTCGACGCTGTGTAGGCCACGACCGATGATCCGCACGCCACTCACGTCAAACCCGTTGTCAGATAGGTAATCGACGAGCCGCTGCGCTTCGACGTATCGCGGGTAGCTGGCGAGTGTCGTCGACGCCGGGCGTTCCGGAACTACCCCCGGCTGCTGGGTGCCAACTGGTCGATTCCCACCCGGGTTGGGGCCAAGCGTCATCTCGTCGCTCCTCGTCTCGCGCGCGGGCCTGGGTCTGCCGCGTCGACTTCAACATTAGGCGATCTGCGGCCACGAGAGCGTGGATAATTGAACGGGTGGACGCCCATCGCCGACCCGCGGAGTACATCCGCGATCTCAGTCAAGACCTCTCTAAAGAGCTCGCGCCCCGGGTGGTACGCCGGTCGCGGGCGTCGGTCGGCACGCGCGTACGCCGGTTGCGCAGCCGCATCATCTTCATCCTGCAGTGTTCGCTCGGTGCCGGATTCTCCTGGTGGCTCGCCGTCACCCTGCTCGGTCATCCCGCGCCGTACCTCGCGCCCGTCGCCGCCATCATCTGTCTCGGTCTGTCGTTCGGGCAGCGTTTTCGGCGGATCGTCGAAGTCACCGTCGGGGTCGCACTCGGCGTCCTGATCGGCAGCGCCTTCGCGCACATCTTCGGCGCCGGAACATGGCAGATCATCGTGGTGGCAGCGCTTTCGATGGCCTCCGCTGCTCTCTTGGGCGGCGGCGTGCTGATCTCCACCCAGGCAGCCGTCCAGTCGATCATCGTGATGACCCTGGTGACCCACGTCGACGGCGGGTTTGAGCGGTGGTTTGACGCGGTGATCGGCTCAGCGGTAGCGCTGGTCCTCGCGGCCATCGCCCCGGCCTCACCCATCGAGCGTCCTCGTGATGCCGCCGCTCGGATCGCCACGAAGGTCGCACAGATCCTCAAGGACGCAGGTGCGGTATACCGCGAGAAGGACCTCGACGCGGCCGGGGACGTCCTCGAGCGAGCCCGGGCAATCGAGGCCGACCTCGATGACTTCACGGAGGCGACCCGCGAAGGGCTCGCCGTTGTTCGCAGCTCGCCGATCTTCTATCGCCGCGCCAACCAGGTGCAAGAGATCGCCGCGCTGTCAGCGCCGTTGGACCGAGCCGTACGCAACCTCCGAGTGCTGGTACGCCGGATCGGGACCGCGATCTGGCGCGACGACATCATCGACCGAAACGTGCTCGACGGCATCGACGAGCTCGGGCAGATCATCGAGGAGATGTCGCGCGCGGGCGACAGCGGCGCCCGGCTGCGGCACTCTCGCGACCGTATCGTCGCCCTCGGTGACGCCACCTCCGAGTACGACATCCACTCGCTTTCGTCCGCCGTTCTCACCGGCCAGATCCGCTCTATCGTCGTCGATCTTCTCGAGATCACCGGCCTGAGCTACGCCGAGGCACGCGATCGGATCCGCGCCTTCGACGACCGGGACTGGGCCTCTGACTAACCACGCCTACGCGTTGTTGGCGCGCCAGCGCAACGGCGTCTCGGAGTACTCCTCGACGATGTGGGCGGCCATCCCGGGCGTGCGCCCAAGCTGGAAGATCACCTCGGCGACCGACGCCTCATAGCCCAGGATGTGCAGCACCGCGGCGGTCATCAGGTCGATGTTGATCGGCCGGTCCATCCGGCGCCGCAGCGCGGAGACCGCCGCGAGTACGCCGTCCCCACGATGCGTCTTGCGCACCAGCCGGAGCAGGTGCGTCGCACGCGGATCGTCGCCGCGATAGACGATGTGACCGAAACCGGGGACAAACCCGAACCGATCAAGAGACGCCCCAATCGCTGCGCGCGGGGCGCTCCCGCGCAGCACGTCGGCGATGAGCTCCCACGCGTGCACGGGTGCCGAACCGTGCAGTGGACCGCTCATCGCTCCGTATCCGGCGCTCAGGGCGTCGAGTACGCCGGCCCGCGACGACGCGGCTACCCGCGCGGCGACCGTCGAGACGGTGAGCCCGTTGTCGAGCATGCTGACCAGCAGCGCTTGAATCCATGGATGGCTCACGTCCAGCTCGTCGGACACGAGGCTAGTCGCGAGCCGAGTGAAACCGAGCGCGGTCGAGGTGACGTCGTCGACGTCGGTCCGGCGCAGCAGCGGGTCCGAAGCCGACAGTACGGCGCACGCGACCGGAATACGCCGTTGCGCGGGGACGCTCTGGACGAGACGGAGCGCGCCTCGGGGGAGCGCAAGCTCGCGCGGAGCAAGCGATTTCGGCGCTTGCAGCACAAACTGTGCCGCCTGTTCGAAGCTCAGGCGGCCGGCCAGCCGGTGCACCGGAACACCCCGGATCTGCAGGGTGTCTTCGTCCATTGACGACACGGCGGTCGCGACGGCGCGAAACCTCAGCAGGTCCGGGCCCGCGCGCCGCGACCCGCGTTTGGTCGCTGCCAGATTGTCGATCTCGGCCCGGGAGAAGAGCGACTCCTGCTGCCCTGGCTGGCGACGCGAGGTCAGGATTCCCCGGCTGACATAGGCGTAGAGCGTCTCGCGCCGCAGCCCGAGACGCCGCGCAGCGTCCGACGTCGTGATCCACGAATCATCTGGCACGGCGTTGATTCAATCAAGATTGACGATGTTGATCAATAGCGTCACCGTTGAGCGCATGACCACAACATCCGAACCGATGACCGCCCCCGCCGGACTCAAGGGCGTCATCGTCACCGAGACCGAGCTAGGCGACGTACGCGGCAGCGAAGGCTTCTATCACTTTCGTGACTACTCGGCGATCGAGCTCGCCAAGAGCTGCACGTTCGAGCAGGTCTGGTACCTGATGCTGTACGGCGTACTCCCGGCCGCGGGCTCGCCGGAGCTGGCCGATTTCACTGCCCGCATCGCGCAGTATCGAGAGCTGCCGCAGCGGGTGCTCGGGCTGCTCCGGGACGCCGTCACGCCGCACGCTGACCCGCTGTATGCGCTGCGGCTGGCGCTCTCGGCGCTCGCGATCGAGGACGACGTGCAGCCGATGTATGACACTGACGAGCAGACCCGTCTTCGGCAAGCCGAGCGTTATGCCGCAATCGTCCCGACTGTGCTGGCGGCGGCGTACCGCCTGGGGCGCGGGGAAGGGCCGATCCCGGCCGACCCTCGCCTGAGTCACACCGCTGACTACGTGCGGATGGCGACCGGCCAGCTGCCCTCGGCCGCCGATGAGCGAGCCCTGGAGACCTACCTGATCGGCACCATCGACCACGGCTTCAACGCATCGACCTTCACATCTCGGGTCATCGCATCCACCGGCACTGACCTCATCTCGTGTCTCGTCGGCGCGATGGGCTCGTTTCTCGGCCCACTGCACGGTGGTGCGCCCAGCCGGGCACTCGCTGCCCTCGATGAGATCGGCGACCCCGCGAACACCGCTCAGTGGGTGCGGGCGCAGATTGCTGGTGGGCGCAAGATCATGGGTTTCGGGCACGCGGTCTACCGCACCCACGACCCACGCTCTGAGCTGCTCAAGTCGATCGTTGCGAAGCGTGACGATCCGCTGGTTCGCCAGGCGATCGCGGTCGAGGACGCCGTCGAGCGAACCCTCGCCGAGCTCAAGCCCGGCTACCCGCTCTATGCCAACGTCGAGTTCTACGCCGGCGTGCTCATGCGGCTGGTCGGTCTCGACGACGCGATGTTTACCCCGACGTTCTGCGTCGCTCGCGTTGTCGGCTGGAGCGCCAACGCTCTGGAGGAGGCGCGGCGCGGCAAGATCATCCGGCCTTCGGCCAAGTACGTCGGACCACCGGTCCGCACGTAGCATTCGTGCTACATGACTGCATGTCCAGCACATGCAGTCGAGGTACGATGACGACGTGACGATGATCCAGATCAGAAACGTGCCAGACGATGTTCACCGGCGCCTTAAGGCGAGGGCGGCGATGGAGGGGGTGTCGCTGTCTGAGCTGGCGCTCTCTGAGTTGACGCGCTCTCTTGATCGTCCGACGCGTCGAGAGCTGCTGGATTTGGTCGCTTCTCGTGAGCAGGTGCGTGGCGGGCCATCATCGGCAACGCTGGTCGAACGGGCGCGCGACGCCTCGTGATTGTGCTGGATGCCTCCGCTGCCGTTGAGTGGCTGCTCGGGCGACCAGCAGCGGGCTCGATAGCCGCGCGACTGGCCGACCCGGACACCGCCATCCATGCACCGTCACTGGTGGGAGTCGAGGTCACGTCGGCGCTACGTGGCCTCGTGCTCGCCCGACACGCCACCGCCGAGCGTGCGTCGGCGGCCTTGTCGGATCTGATGGGTTTGGACATAAGCCTGCACGATCCGACACCCTTGCTGCCGCGAGTATGGGCGCTTCGCGACAATCTCACGGTGTACGACGCTGTGTATGTCGCCCTCGCGGAGATCCTCGACGCGACGCTGCTCACCACGGACGCCCGGATCGCTCGAGCGATGCGCCCGGACGCAGCCGTAGACGTGCTCGTCGCTCGGTAGACTCGTGCGGATTGTCTACCTAGAGGGAGCGTCACGGGAATGACCAAGTACGTCGTTATCGGAGCGGGCATCTTGGGCCTCGCCACCGCCGACGCGATCGGCGCGAGCGACCCGTCGGCCGAGATCGTCGTACTCGAGAAGGAAGACCGGGTTGCACCGCACCAGACCGGGCGCAACTCCGGGGTCATCCACTCCGGCATCTACTACGTGCCGGGCTCGAAGAAGGCGCTCATGAGCAAGGCCGGCGCCGAGTCGATGCGGCGCTTCGCCAAGGACAACGGCATCGCAATGCAGGAGACCGGCAAGCTCATCGTCGCGACCAACGAGTCGCAGCTGCCGGCCATGCGCAAGCTGCTGGCCCGCGGTCAGGAAAACGGCATCCCGGTGCGCGAGCTGAGCGCGGCCGAGGCGCTTGAGTTCGAGCCGCACGTGCGCGCGGTCGGCGCGATCCGCGTCGAGACGACGGCCATCGTCGACTTCGTCGGGGTGTGCCAGCGGCTCGCCGAGCAGATCGCCGAGCGCGGGGGCGAGGTGCGGTTCAGCTCGCCGGTCACCGGGATGCACCATCAGGGCGAGCAGACCATCGTCCAGACACCGACCGGTCCGATCATCGCCGACGTGGTGGTCTCCTGCGCCGGGTTGTACGCCGACCGTGTCGCCGCGCAGGACGCCGGCAAGGCCCTCGACTACAAGGTCGTACCGTTCCGCGGCGAGTACTTCGAGCTCACCCGCGAGCGTGAGCATCTGGTCAACGGCCTGATCTACCCGGTGCCCAACCCGGAGCTGCCGTTCCTCGGCGTACACCTCACCCGGATGGCGCGCGGCGGCGTGCACGCCGGACCCAACGCCGTTCTCGCGCTGGCCCGCGAAGGCTATGACTGGAAGACGATCCGGCCAGCGGACCTGCTGGATTCCCTGCGTTTCCCGGGGTTCTGGAAGATGGCCAAGGACAACCTCGGCGTCGGAGTCATGGAAGTACGCCGGTCGCTGTCGCACAAGCGGTTTGCGGCCAGCCTCGCCGAGCTGGTCCCCGAGGTCACCGAAGACGACATCGTGCCATCGCCAGCCGGTGTTCGCGCCCAGCTGCTCACCCGCGACGGGAAGATCTTCGACGACTTCCTGATCGAGCGCAGCGGCCGCAACGTGCACGTCCTCAACGCGCCGTCGCCAGCGGCGACTGCCGCGCTCGAGATCGGTCGTCACATCGCGCAGCAGGCCACCGCCAGCGCCTAATGTCCGTCCGCGGCCACCTTGCCGGAGTCGTCTCTCGTGCCCGCGAGCTGCCGGCGTCGGCGTGGTGGAAGCTGGCAGTCTTCGCCGGCCTGTTTGCTGCAGCGGCGATCGTCGTACTCGTCGCTGGGATTCCCTCGGTCGCCGAGGCCCGGACCTACGTCCGCGGGCTGGGTGCCGCCGCACCGGTCCTGTTTGCCACCGGGTTCGGACTGCTCACCCTCACGCCGTTTCCCAAAAGCATCCTGGCGGTGGTGGCTGGTGCTCTATGGGGACTCGGACTCGGCCTGGTGATCTGCCTTGCCGGCGTGTTGCTCGGTGCGACGCTGGCCTTCTTCGTCGGTCGCTTCCTCATCGCGCATGCTGTGCGCGGGCTCGCCGGCGACGCGATGACGGTCATCGACGACGCGGCTCGCAAGAGCACTTTCCTTGCGGTGCTGGCAGTCCGGATCATCCCGGTGCTGCCGTTTACGGTCATGAACTTTGCCTTCGGCGTCACGGTCGTGCGCTTCTTGCCGTTCTTCGCCGCGACCGGAGTAGGGTCGATCCTCGGCACAGGGGCCTACGTCGCAGTGGGCGCCTTCGGGCACGATGTGACCTCGTGGCAGTTCTGGGCGGCGCTCGCCGCCGTCGGTTCGATGACCTTGGTCGGCCTGTGGGTCGCACGCCGAAAGATGCGCAAGCGCAAGGAGAGTTCGTGACGGACCTGGCTATTACCTTCGACGACGTCACCGCAGCAGCGCGTCGTCTCGAGCCGGTTGCGCACCGTACGCCGGTGCTGCGCTCGCAGACCTTCGACGAACTCGTCGGCGCCACGGTGCTGTTCAAGATGGAGAGCCTGCAGCGCGGCGGCGCATTCAAGTTCCGCGGCGCCTACAACTCGGTCAGCCAGCTGGGTGAGCAGCAGCGCGCCCGCGGCGTCGTCGCGTTCTCCTCCGGCAACCACGCCCAGGCGGTCGCCTTCGCCTCGCGGCTGCTGGGCGTACCGGCGACGATCGTCATGCCCGCCGACGCCCCAGCCAGCAAGCGGGCCGCGACGGAGGGGTACGGCGCCACCGTGCGCACGTACGACCGCTACACCGAAGACCGTCGGGCGATCGCCGCGCAGATCGCTGAACAGACTGGCGCGCACCTCATTCCGCCGTACGACGACCCGGCGATCATGGCCGGGCAGGGGACCGCCGGCCTCGAGCTGCTCGACGAGACCGGACCTCTCGATGTCGTGGTGGCGCCCGTGGGCGGGGGCGGCCTGCTCTCTGGGGTCGCGGTTGCCACGAGGGCGATGTCACCGGACGCGGAGATCTACGGTGTCGAGCCCGAGGCCGGGAACGACGCTCAGCGGTCCCTGCGTGACGGTGCGATCGTCACGATCGACACGCCCCAGACAATCGCCGACGGAGCGCAGACGCAGTTCCTCGGCGAGCACACTTTTCCGGTGCTGCAGGCACTGTTGAGCGGTATCGTGACGGTCACCGACCAGCAACTCGTCGATCAGATGCGGTTCTTCGCGGCGCGCATGAAGCAGGTGGTCGAGCCGACCGGCGCCCTGGCGGCCGCTGCGTTGCTGGCCGGCAAGCTCGACATCGCGGGCAAGCGGGTCGGCGTGATCGTCAGCGGCGGCAACATCGACCTCAACCGATTTGCCGCGCTCATCTCAGACTGATCAGCGCACGCCCAGAGTGCGGAACTGCACGGAGATGCGTGGCCCGACGACCGCGCTCGTCTTGGGCACGCAGTGCTCCCACGTGCGCTGACACGAGCCGCCCATGACGACAAGATCGCCGTGGCCTAAGGAAAACTTGTGCTCCGTCGGCCCGCCGCCACGCGGCCGCAGAGCCAGCACTCGCGGCGTACCGAGCGAGAGGATCGCCACCATTGTGTCCTGGGTGCTGGAGCGTCCGTTGCGGTCGCCATGCCAGGCCACCGAGTCAGATCCGCTGCGATACAGGCATAGTCCAGCCGTTGCGAAGTCCTCACCGAGCTCGGGGAGATAGTGCGCCGACAGCATGTCGCGCGCGACCGACAGCAGGGGATGCGGCAGCGGCTCGTCTTCGCCGTAGAACCGCGTGAGCCTCGGAACGTCGAGCACCCGGTCATACATCTGCCGCTTGTCGGCCCGCCACGGCACGTCACGCAGCAGGTCGTCGAAGAGCTGGTCAGAGCCAGACATCCACGCCGGCAGGTGGTCGACCCACGCACCGTCGCGCAGCTCGGTGCGGTGGATCTCGCCGAGATCGGCGTA
The nucleotide sequence above comes from Epidermidibacterium keratini. Encoded proteins:
- a CDS encoding AMP-binding protein, giving the protein MTKPASASSATEAYRAARDEILHLRGDYQRAVDTFTWPELGSTFNWAVDWFDAIGRGNDKPALVLVEEDGSRASYSFDELVRRSDQVAAWLREQGVGKGDSVILMLGNQVELWEAMLAIMKLGAVIMPTTSAVGPEDLVDRMARGKARHAICNAADADKFAGITEEFTKIAVGDAEGWLRFQDAYDVTDPAVEHPGTAPDDRLLLYFTSGTTSRPKLVEHTQISYPVGHLSTLYWLGLQPGDVHLNISSPGWGKHAWSCFFAPWIAEATIFIYNYSRFDAAALMEQIDKESVTTFCAPPTVWRMLINADLSAGPWKLREVIGAGEPLNPEVIGKVEQAWGLTLRDGYGQTETTASVGNVPGEEVKPGSMGKVLPGVPVVLVDPVSNEKVSGEGEICIDLSGNPLSLMTGYQDDPERNAKAMAGGVYHSGDVATIDDDGYITFIGRTDDVFKASDYKVSPFELESVLIEHPAVAEAAVVPAPDEVRLAIPKAYIALAPGYSDDADTARDILKHARERLAPFQRVRRIEFYELPKTISGKIRRVELRQREEEIAGKPKEPTEWRDDDFPEIKG
- a CDS encoding general stress protein; its protein translation is MTLGPNPGGNRPVGTQQPGVVPERPASTTLASYPRYVEAQRLVDYLSDNGFDVSGVRIIGRGLHSVEQVLTRMTKGRAAAMGAASGAWFGLLIGFLLSLFTPAPIWQPLLLAIVLGALWGALLGFLSQSATRGQRDFASTSRLEADVYDVEVDADKAAEAADIAGRLKIRDGQS
- a CDS encoding HNH endonuclease signature motif containing protein, encoding MKRRQLRGDDQVDDLISQLSSYCPLPDGVTLRARSVKEPEPTPVAEPAGPEESALRAVQTELFEQSEADTAGSAESVIETATDPVNGAQVTAPQETASKGADETARVSGPRAALAALRDQLDGYLAHIDSLESAHGQAVTVIEMCQRVSGTVAAVEARAMAEAFATADEQLPGEASPSGYRPHAAREADGDRGDRWVSRRQVAATGISAACRVNARVAHGMLNKALRMTRSMPNALDRAESGDWSGYQLAVLFRAADDLDDDALAAADEKLFAKRGYVTTDTLRRRLRTWAAKHTSAPPEPEADHEQGMHNRRVEFSQTDLFGMRWLNGYLPATVITAIENALAQYAAQVDKGDPRTADQVRADVFQSMLFGPAALAPAAAQQLGLTPASIDPHSGYPQIDPEQYPQVQEAWETIVMLMGVLGMSTPAPPRTLLTVSVPLATLLCLRAGIIPGATGAHAPPGDASAAPPEQRSETDPESEARDGESASLPTGASGLDNRCSPGGARTCSTTEQGADGDDLSEYDREDRAYIEGLGCVPYQVLLFLLSGEPDLQRLVTDELTGMPLDLGPVVRHPNARMRRRVQLRDQTCRFPYCDRPAVSARGELDLDHTTEHRPDGSGGHTADANLACLCREHHRIRHHTAWRVQIRENGAVMIWRNPGLGLELITRPGGITQNPGHS
- a CDS encoding serine hydrolase domain-containing protein, producing the protein MSSPDWSAVDAVLDSAVQAGAAPCVVATAADRDGSIYEHSAGVHTVGGDQPVDADTTFRIMSMTKMVTTAAALQLVEQGKLDLSAPIADYCPQFADVQVLEGFDGDTPRLRAPRSQATVHHLVTHTTGLGYWFWDADLVQWEQTTGTPNVLSGSKVIFTAPMTADPGTKYEYGINTDWLGQVVEAAAGSTLDVVFEDNITGPLGMSSTTYSPSDEQRSATVPIHMPGDDGAWVATEVDHPPAPEYWPGGHGLYSTPNDYLRFQRMLLRGGELDGTRILSEQTVQQAFTNQIGDLDFPPAIKTAHPASSDDFNAGPGWKWGLGLILNTDDIDGARAAGSGGWAGLCNTHFWVDPTTGITGAIYSQTLPFVPPAAWAMYQDYERALYAALNGQKR